AAAGCCTTTGGAGACAACTTCGATAAGTTCATCACGGTGAAGCGCAAGACCTTGGCCGTAAATACCCAAAATGTTTCCAGTGACCTCGATTGGATGCATCACCTCAAATATGACGCTGCCATTACAGAGTTGTTACTTAGAGAGCTCCCATTTCAAGCTATCGAAGTGCCTTCTGATCAAAATATTGAATCCTGGATAGGGCAATGCAGGTTGCAAATATATAAGGCCGCAATTGAAAGCTACCGGAAATTCCTCAGCGAAAAACACCTCGTGGCAAATGCAAATCCTCTCGCACAGATGAATCAGACCCTGCAACAATTACAGATCACTTATAATTCCTTGGCATTGCGCCTGGAATCGTTTGTTACTCCAGGCGCGCTAGAAGAACCTGAATTTTGCTCGTCCAAAATAAGCGAATTGGAACCCCCCCAGGAGTACAGTCATAAATTTCTTTTGAGCTCAGGAGAAATCGACAAAAAGTCTATCCCCTACCTTCAGGCTATTAAAGAAAAGATCATGTTGTTTTGGCTCGAAGGGGTCCTGTTTAAATCCCAGGAAACGGATATTTATATCGGTCTTCGTTTTTTGGAATGTACAAATTTTATAAAGCTCCCTTTTGAAGCTACTTTCGAAGGGGATACGTCGCTCGTTAACAGCAGCAAACTGTTCGACATTTATTGCAAGAACAAGGGCAAAATTCTGATTACCGGTGAGCCCGGCTCCGGAAAAACCACAGCACTGCTGCGCATTATTAATAATTTTCAGAACAGTGGTTTGCAAGACACCCAGAGCGAAATCGCAGCGGCACCGGTATTATTGAATCTTTCTTCCTGGAAGCAGGGGCAGCCACTTGATATATGGGTTGCCAAGGAATTAGACAGACTTTACGACATACCCATTTCCATCAGCGAAAAGCTGTTGCGCAATAATCTTTTAGCGTTGTTTCTCGACGCTTTTGACGAATCAAATTCAAAAATCCAGGCGGAACTCGCTAATACCATCAATGCATTTATAAAAAACCACCCGGAAGTTCCGCTGACGCTTACAAGCCGATCGGCAGAATGTAAAAAACTCAACTTGAAATTCTCCCTGAATCGTTGCTACCAGATATGCGATTTAAACACCAAGGAGGTACTCGATTACTCCAGAGACATCGATCCGGAATTTCATTCATACCTCGCCAGCAAAAACCTTGAATCCTGGCAATTTAGATCACCGCTCTCGGTAACCATCGCGCTAAAAACCTTTAGAACCAGTTCGGATACGGATCAACTCGACACCCATCGTCAATCCCAACTATTCTTCAATTTCAGCCTTGCTTCGGTTCCCGAAAACCAGCGGCAACACCAAAAACAAGGGCTTGAGAAATTAGCGAGGTACCTGGCAACGACCAACAGTAGCATTTTTCAACTGGATGAATTGCATTTTGATCACATTCAAAACCGGTTTCTAAGAATGATCGCCAGCATTTTACCCATGGCAATTGTAGCATTTAGCATCGCGATAATTACCAGCCTCACCAGCCTTGCCCAGGGTGGAGAACTTTACCGGTCGCTAACTCCATGGCCACTCGCTGTTATAGGGCTGATCATACTTACCTTAACGGGTGAAACACAGAAACTTAAATTGCTCCCTAAAATTCAATTCTCCTTCGATGCCTTAAAAAGAAACTTAAAATCACGCCTTATTAATACGATTTACCCCGCACTCGCCATTGGTGGTTCCTGCGGCTATATTTACGGCCTTTACCCAGGGGTGGTTACCTTTGCGATGGTGGTATTTGCGTTTTCTTTTTTTCTGGGTATGGATTTTGAACACAATAAAATCGATCGCCGATATATTTCTGCAGTAAATAAAACGGTAGTTGATACCCGGGCAAATGCCGTTAAGGGGCTCGCATTTGGGATTGCCATAGGTGCCACCTGCGATCTGTTATTACTCAACTATTGGTTCCCGGCAACCGGTACATTAATGTTCGCAGCGATTATGTTTTATATTTTTGGCGGCTTGGGGCTAATCCAGCATTACTGCATTAGAACCGCACTTTTTTTAAACCGACAACTACCCTTTAAACTTAGCAAATTAATAGCTCGCGGCTACAAATACCGATTACTACGCAAGGTAGGCGGAGGCGTTATGTTCCCTCACAAAACTATTCAAGATTATCTCACAGAGGTTAACGGATAACAGCGCTGCGCACCATATCCAACCACCCAGCGCTAAACTAAGCTAAATAAGCCGTTCACCTCACAGTCGAAATGAGCAATCCGATGCCAAACCAGTGACGCTCGATTATAAAAAAACAGCCAACACCACCTGTGTTCCCAACGCTAAATAGATCTGCCTTGATTTTATGGCAGGGCTCGCAATTCGGATTGCATGCACTATTTTTTTAGCGCTATTTGATCAATACCCCAATAAAAGCTATGCATCTCCTCTAACATAACGCCTCACAAATCAGAGCAAAAGGAATCTGTGTATGAAACTAAAAACGCTTGTTATCGCGAGCCTGCTGATGATGAACAGCAGCTCACTGCTGGCCTCTGAAAGCACGCATAAAAAAGCGGTATCAGACGACGTAATCGCAAAACAGCGTGCGGCGCTTGCCGCAGCCACGAAAAATCAGGGTTTTGGGCCGCAGGCACCGCGTGATATTGATTCACTCAATGGTAAAAACCCTGTTACCTTCACAACTGCGCCACCCGCCAAAGAAATGAACCTGTGCAACATTCACTTCCATAAAAATGCCGAGCACAAAGGTGGCGAGTTCACAGAATTTGCGGGCAACGGCGATGGTCATGGCTACAACAGCGGCTATAAATATATCGGTAAACTGAGTCACAAAGAACACAAGCCCACATCGCAAGAAGTTTGCCCCAGTGAACATGGCAGTCTTTCTGCGGGCGACACCATTGAAGTACATTACGTGTACTCTAGCGCACAAATCTCTCCCGGCCCAAGCCTGGGCTCATGCTTTAACGACGCCATCGTAAACCCACAACTTCGGGTTGAGGCCCAGGTGTTTGTACTGGTTAACGATAAAAAAGCGCTGAGCTTTACCGACTTAACCGAATATAAAAAGTTAGCGAACCACTACCAAGCCACGCAAATTCCAAGCAATACCGGCACGCCCATTCAATACGCTGGCTCAACCACTGGGCCGGGTTACAACGAATCGGGTTCCCCCTATCAGGTAACCTGGAGTGTGCGCCCAAAAGTTGCCAAAGTGAATATCAATACTGTTGCCAAGTGGTGCGAGGGTAATGTGTTCGAAGAAGATCACGCACACGGCGTAAGAAATTTAGTGATTAACCCTGATTTACTCTCGTCTTCGCAATAAGCTGAAAATACGCGAGGCTGCCTTTATAGCAGCCCTGCGTTTATTCATTTGATCAACCCGCAGCCACCTTGTAACTT
The Alteromonadaceae bacterium 2753L.S.0a.02 DNA segment above includes these coding regions:
- a CDS encoding transcriptional regulator, producing the protein MNQPETATPNALQQATFKLHVESLFAFRLRVNDVDLFELSNTKAKLLIVFLLLNRDKQVTRISLARLLWARHDDEQSLNSLRQAINKLKKAFGDNFDKFITVKRKTLAVNTQNVSSDLDWMHHLKYDAAITELLLRELPFQAIEVPSDQNIESWIGQCRLQIYKAAIESYRKFLSEKHLVANANPLAQMNQTLQQLQITYNSLALRLESFVTPGALEEPEFCSSKISELEPPQEYSHKFLLSSGEIDKKSIPYLQAIKEKIMLFWLEGVLFKSQETDIYIGLRFLECTNFIKLPFEATFEGDTSLVNSSKLFDIYCKNKGKILITGEPGSGKTTALLRIINNFQNSGLQDTQSEIAAAPVLLNLSSWKQGQPLDIWVAKELDRLYDIPISISEKLLRNNLLALFLDAFDESNSKIQAELANTINAFIKNHPEVPLTLTSRSAECKKLNLKFSLNRCYQICDLNTKEVLDYSRDIDPEFHSYLASKNLESWQFRSPLSVTIALKTFRTSSDTDQLDTHRQSQLFFNFSLASVPENQRQHQKQGLEKLARYLATTNSSIFQLDELHFDHIQNRFLRMIASILPMAIVAFSIAIITSLTSLAQGGELYRSLTPWPLAVIGLIILTLTGETQKLKLLPKIQFSFDALKRNLKSRLINTIYPALAIGGSCGYIYGLYPGVVTFAMVVFAFSFFLGMDFEHNKIDRRYISAVNKTVVDTRANAVKGLAFGIAIGATCDLLLLNYWFPATGTLMFAAIMFYIFGGLGLIQHYCIRTALFLNRQLPFKLSKLIARGYKYRLLRKVGGGVMFPHKTIQDYLTEVNG